Proteins encoded within one genomic window of Streptomyces sp. NBC_01314:
- a CDS encoding DUF397 domain-containing protein produces MNAQQLMKPVPEPAWFKSSYSTGSGGECVEVAVRPASVHVRDSKDTTRAALAVDPTAWTAFVEFAAL; encoded by the coding sequence ATGAACGCCCAACAGCTCATGAAGCCGGTACCTGAGCCGGCCTGGTTCAAGAGCAGTTACAGCACGGGCTCGGGCGGCGAATGCGTCGAGGTCGCCGTCCGCCCCGCCAGTGTCCACGTCCGCGACTCGAAGGACACAACCCGTGCCGCACTCGCCGTGGACCCCACGGCATGGACCGCGTTCGTCGAGTTCGCGGCCCTCTAA